aataaaagctaacacaccgtacgccttcttaacaaccctctcaacctgggtgacaactttcagagatctatgtacatggacaccgagatctctctgctcatccacactgccaagaatcttaccattagcccagtactctgtcttcctgttattccttccaaaatgaatcacctcacacttttctgcattaaactccatttgccacctctcagcctagcgctgcagcttatctatgtccctctgtaatttgtaacatcattccgcactgtccacaactccaccgactttagtgtaatctgcaaatttactcacccatccttctacgccctcctccaggtcatttataaaaatgacaaacagcagtggccccaaaatagatccttgtggtgtaGTGCTTTTACCGTAATGGAGGTGCCCCGCAGGAGCATAGTTCGACATTGTGCCACATAAGGgggtattaggtcagatgaccaacagCTTGGTCAAAGAATTTTAAGCGGCATCTTAAATGAGGAGCAAAGTGAGGTAAGGAagcggagagggggcgggaggcAATTCTGGAGCTCTGGAGCCCAGGCAATCGAAGACATCAATAGTGATTCAAATTGGGAATGGTTAGAGAGTATTGAGTCATAgctttacagcacaggaagaggcccatcaTATCCGCTTGAACAGGAGTTGAAGCGGGGGAGTGGGAGGTTCCAAAAATGACAGCAGGAGAggttttcttttattcgttcacaggatatgggcatcgctggctgggcccagcatttgttgcccatcccaagttaactcttgagaaggtgttggtgttaccttcttgaactgctgcagcccatgtggtgttggtatacccacagtgttgttagggagggagttccaggattttgccccagcgacagtaaaggaacagcaacatatttccaagtcaggatggtgagtgacttggaaggggaatcttcaggtggtgatgttcccaggtatctgctgcccttgtccttccaatcGTTGATTTGAAAGGAGCTgcacaaggagccttggtgagttactgcaatgcatcttgtagatggtacacacggctgccactgttcgtcggtggtggagggagtgaatgtttgtggaaggggtgtcagttaagcaagctgctttgtcctgggtggtgttgagctccttgcgtattgttggagctgcactcatccaggtaagtggagagtatcacATCAGATTAAACTACGAAATGCACGCAAGCGAgaggcaaaagggatcaaaggtaTTGGGAGAGGAAAACAAACAAATATgaaagtatctttaagaaatgggtgtttataaatggtgtgtataaaactatctgtagtgagagtacctttaagaaatgggtgtattactgctgtgatgtcagagagtgggttgagctgggctgtctgtcagctttttactttcgttttaggctgtttgctgcagggtgtgttttagtttcgttttcagagctggatagctgcagtcagagCCAGAAAGTGTAtgattctctctctgtaatctaaagactgtaaatcaatcctggtgatttaaaaccaataacagtagtgactttaacctgatgtgcttctggtaaaaggtgttttaaatcttatggatgttaaaaggaaagcttaaaggattacttagtgtgtattctttgggggttgtatttgaattaatggttgctaagatgttcattatatgttttaaaaaggttaacttgagttcatagaataaacattgttttgctttaaaaaatactttcccatttctgctgtaccacacctgtagtgggccgtgtgctccccataccacaatctattaaaagttgtgggtcaggtgaactccacgatacattttggggttctctaaaccctggcccataacacgaagGACTGGTCTAGAAGAGGTGTCAATGGTAAAAGCAAAATCTTTATCAGCTCTGCGGTGCAAGAAGATGTTGCGATATTGAGCAGAAGGCTACAAATGCCTACCTGAGAAATGAGGTGTTGTAGCATAAGCTCGCGGTCGGTATCAAGTAATCTTGTGCTCGGGTGAAGAGTTATCCaggctcgaaatgttagctctgttctctccacacagatgctgtcagacgcgctgagattttccagcattttctgtttcagattccggcacccgcggtaatttgcttttaccttgtGCAAACATTTGCTTGGTTCTGCCTTTTGCTTAATGGCAGCGCTCACAACAAGGAGACGCATCCTCAAAATCAGAGGCAAAACTATTCTGGAGAGGTTTGGATCATCATATCCTCACACAGATCGAAAGTGTGGAACGCAGTCCCGCCAAATACAGCAGAGGCTTTAATTAGTTTAAATCGTAGATCAGTATGATCTTTTGGCAGGCACTCCTCTGCTGGTCATAGATGCACTTTTAAAAAACACAATATAGGCACCATTTTACAGAGAAACAAGAAATAGGAACTCGCTCCTTTAAGACGCTCCTCAGAAACTAaccctttgaccaaacttttggtaaTCTGTCCTGACATCTCCTGCAGCTCGCTGTCAACGTGTTCGCTTCCGAATGCGGTGAAGCACCTGGGAATGTTTTACTATGTTAGAAGCGTGATGTAAATGCAACTTTTTGCTGAGATGAAGGTATCCACAAGAGAGCTGAAAGAAGATGGCCTAAATTGTTGTTTTAACATGGTCCAAAGGAAACCACTTCAATTCGAGCGGACAGTCTGAATGACACACGAGAAGAGCCTGTCTTCGTCACCCGTTTGTACCCCCGATATCCTTGGCTTTCCGAAGCATCCAGTTACGTGGCCCCCAAGTTGGAGATTTAATTCCTCTAATTCTTCAAGGGCTTTAGAGCAGGCGTAGGCCATTCGAGCCTGATACACCGCCAATggtggttagcacagggctaaatcgctggctttgaaagcagaccaaggcaggccagcagcacggttcaattcccataacagcctccccgaacaggcgccagaatgtggcgactaggggcttttcacagtaacttcatttgaagcctacttgtgacaataagcgattttcatttcattcattctatgagatcatggctgacctggctGTGGTCTCATCTATATTTTGCTGTTTGCCCACCCAAAGAACCTTGAACTCTTGTctgtcaaaaatctgtctaactctgatCAGAGTATTTTAAATACGCACAGCCTCTAACAAACAtcgcccacccccccacacccacccttttCCACCGAAGGTAACCATCACTCGCTGAATCTCAACACTGAGAAACATTGCGGGCAAGATTACAATTAACCAGAAACTTATCGAGCCATATGAATAGCTGCAATCGGGTCAGACAGGTAATTGAACAATTCATCAACTGACTAGCAATGTATCTGCCCTCTTGTTAATGtggtggctctgaaaagagccgtTGCGAATGTTTTTTTAGGTTTGGAAGCACAGACCCGCTCAGGCCCGCTCCCCCCGGATGCGCCGGGCCAGGTGAATGTCCTTGGGCATGATGGTGACCCTcttggcgtggatggcgcacaggttggtgtcTTCGAAGAGCCCCACCAGGTACGCCTCGCTGGCCTCCTGGAGGGCCATAACGGCCgagctctggaagcgcaggtcGGTCTTGAAGTCCTGGGCGATCTCCcgcaccaggcgctggaagggcagCTTGCGAATCAGCAACTCGGTGGACTTCTGGTAGCGGCGTATCTCCCGCAGCGCCACGGTGCCGGGCCGGTAGCGGTGCGGCTTCTTCACGCCGCCCGTAGCCGGGGCGCTCTTGCGGGCGGCTTTAGTGGCCAGCTGCTTGCGCGGCGCTTTGCCGCCGGTGGATTTCCGCGCTGTCTGCTTCGTCCTCGCCATTGACTCTTCTCGCTCTCAGCACGGACTGTGAGTGAAGGTGCCGGCGCTGCTCCTTTTATCGAGCGCTGACCGCTGCGGGCAGGTGCCAAAACCCTCACTGATTGGTCAGCTAGAAGCTGCACCTGATTGGTCAGCTCGAAGCTACACCTGATTGGTGCAACAGGCGGCATTTGATTGCTTCATTCCTATTGTTCAAGGCACGAATCCGATTGGTTGTTTCTGCGCGTTCTTATTGGATCGGTTTTCAATTCCTCTCTTGCCAAaaaagcgcgggaatttgaaaactcCTCCCCTCCCTGTCTTTTGATTCATCGCCACATTCCCCAATctgtggcatttatagcaaaaggaattaagTAGAAATAATGATGatgataatttttattgtcacaagtagacttacattaacactgcagaagttactgtgaaaagcccctagtcgccacattccggcgcctgttcgggtgcacagagggagaattcagaatgtccaaattacctaacaccacgtttttcgggacttgtgggaggaaaccggagcacccggaggaaacccacccagacacagggagaaagtgcagactccgcacagacagtgacccaagccgggaatcgaacctgggacatggcgctgtgaagcaacagtgctaccgtgcagtAGGGAGATTTTACTGCAAGGCTGTACCGAGAgtggtgtgtgcagttttggtcgccttactgGAGGAGGGATGCagctgcattggaggcagttcagaggtgattcactggattgattccagtttagaagaatgaggggagatctatttGAGGTACATAAGATGATAAAATGTATTGACAAAGTAaatgtggagcggatgtttcctcctatggggcaatctagaacaagaggtcatagttttaggatggtGGAGGGGGGCAGATTCAAAACatgagaaattatttctctcaaagTGAATTTGTGGAGGTCCATATCTCAGAGCGTGGTGCATGCCAGGGCATTGAGTAAGTttgcagagatagacagatttttaataaaggttatggagaacgggcaggaaaatgGAGGTGAGGCCAAGAGATCGGTCatggtcgtattgaatggcagagcaggttcgaagggctgaattgcctactcctgctcctagttatgttCTTTCATTATATTTATCCCAACGGACACCCTGTTGAATTCTGGCGCCTCCGCCCAAATGACTAACGGTTCTTTTTTAAgaataaatttagtgtactcaatttattttttccaattaaggggcaattttagtgtggccaatccacctagcctgcacatctttgggttgtgggggcaaaacccatgaaaacgccgggagaatgtgcaaactccacacggacagtggacaGCCGTGATCGCACCTGGAACCTCgatgtcgtgaggcagcaatgctaaccactgcgctaccgtgctgtcccagatCAATGATTCTTAGCAGCCAGTTTATCATTTTGGTACCAGCATATTCGACTACTGGGGCATCacagcaccctctcctcctcccAACTCAAGAGTGgcagaattgttacggcgcagaaggAAACCATGTGGCCCATCATCTCTGCACCGACtcaccaaacgagcatcatgacttagtgccattccctgtcctcccccctcccctcatgtaCTCCATGCACTTTGCTTTTATTCAATAAACATCTAATGCCCTCTGGAAAGCCTTGATTGAATCTGCATCCGCCACacttacaggcagtgcattccagacccgaaacaCTCGTGTGAAAACATTACATGTCCTTCAGCATTACTCTTTGCATTGTTGAAAATTGGTCAATGAGTACAATAATGGGGTGCCCGATCTGTCACTGCCCAATCTTGCACCCCTGGTGATATTAAattacaccaccccaccccaccacccaactGTGTTTCAAGTTGCTGGAGGGAGACAAAAGGAATTGACACAGCTCGTCCTGCTGAAAACTTTATTGAACTGGATTAATGAGACTGAGACTGGTTGGAATGATGCATTACCATGCGAGTGAATTGCCACTTAGCATATCAAATCCGCGATGAATACATTTCAGGATCACAAGGGCGTAGTACACGGTGGGTTCAACTTTAGAAATAAAATCACAATAACCTTAAGAGTTTTCAAAAGGAGCAACGACTTTTATTGAAGGGTGCTGATTGcaaagtcgactctgattggttgagTCATTGCCACGGGGATTCACCAAGGAACTATTGTGCCCCGTGCGATTGATTCATTCTAAGAAAGcgcaatgcctggacatgttccttttggtTGTAGATGACAGGTGCCAGCACATTAATATAAATAGCTTCCAGCAAGCATTAAGTGAGCCACATGGTGTTATTCAGAGCACATTcatgattgttcagcaagtgctgtccagTCATGGATACACATCTGACATTAATGGCCtaactcctgctccttgtttgtatgctCGTAATTCGAAACAATCACATTCCTGGAGCTTGAATCAACCACCCAGTCCTTCATCGGCATACTAACTCGGCTGCAAAAGTCAACTGAACCCGACACCGTTCGCACAACCGGTGGTCAGTTTCTGGGCGGAGCTTGTGGCAATCCCGCAATCACGGAGGCAGACCGAGGAGGCCGAGGTAAAGTGCACACCAATCAGAGAATTGGGATGCTGGTTTCCGAGGACAGGGAGCGTTTGCCATGATTTCTTCTCGGGGCTTGGAGGGAAGTCCTGAGCAACCCACGTCATCCTCCATCTGCTTATTCCCCTCTTGAGCAGGGGGGCCAAATTCTTGTCCGTTACTCTGAAATTGGGGCGGAAGATTAATTTAGAAGCACGGCCGTCACAAACATCGCTCGTAAAACACCCGCGCACAGGGCAAATGTGGACTGGTTTTGTGAAAGTGCAGTGTATGCTCTGGCTATGATTTTTGCAAATATCTCTCGATTCTAGAATGGTCCCAGTGAATTGAAAGTTGGTAAGCGTCACATCGCCATGCATGAAAGGCAGGAAGCAGAAATCAGGGAACGGCAGGCAAGTTATCCTGACGTCAGTCattgggaaagtgctggaatcgacTGTCAAGGAAGTCTTCACAGTGGACTTAGAAAATTGCACTTCGACCAGCAGAAGCCAAAGTGCTTGTTcgaaaaggaaatcatgcttgacaaatttatcaCGGGTAAGTAAAGAACTAGTAGAGATTCTTGGATTTCCACAAGacatttaacaaggtgccacagaaTGTCAAGGCTCATGGAATCAGTTGGGGCGGGCCAATATATTAGCACGGGGAAAGGATTGGTTAATGGAGAGAAAGCAGAGGGTAGGGATAAAAGGGAAGTTATCAGGTTGACAGGCATTGTGGGACCgcaatctggaatactgtgtgcagttttagtctccatatttaaggaagctaTACTTGCAATAGAAGTGGCACAGTGAAGGTTCACGAGGTTAATGCCTGGGTTGCGGGGCTTGTCCTATGgtgagaggttgagtaaattgcATTTGTAATTGTACTAATTGAATCATACAAAATGCTGAAGGGACATGAGAGCGTTGACACTTTAAAACACGAGGACAAAATCTCAGGCTTCGGCGCCGATCCTTTAggtctgaggtgaggaggaatttctgaacTCAAAGGGGTGTGAGTCTTTTGAATTTGGTACCCCGGAGGCTGGTGAATGTCCCACCGTTAAATCTATTTAAGGCGGAGATGGAAAGATTATTTTTTGGGGGCACCTTGCAAGGACTTTCTGGAATTATGGGGAGCGGGTGGGAACGTGGAGTTGAGGTCGAAGATTGGCATTGATTGTATCGGCCGGCAGAGCAGGCTTAAGGGGGCCATAAGGCCGACTGATCCAATTTTTTCTGTCCGCTTCAGaaaaagagagatggaggggggtggtttggagggggagggggaggtaggggagggggaggtagtggaGGTGGTTGCGGGTAACCTGATGGTGGCTCGCAAAAATTAACTTTTTAGGTAGAGAAAGGGATGTAGGTAGAGAAGATCTTTCCACTTGTGATGGAGAACAAAAGTAGAGGCCATAAGTATAAAGTGGTCATGCATAAACGCAAGATGAAATTTAGGAGAAGCACAAAGCGATTTGGCGTCCTTGTtcaaaattctcttaaggttaacgtgcaggttcagtcggcagttaggaaggcaaatgcaatgttagcattcatgtcgagagggctagaatacaagagcagggaagtaCTTCTGAGACTATAAGGCTCTGATGAGACCCCATTTGGAgacttgtgagcagttttgggccccgtatctaaggaaggatgtgctggccttggaaagggtccagaggtggttcacaagaatgatctctggaatgaagagcttgtagtatgaggaacggttgaggactctgggtctgtacttggagtttagaaggttgagggggaccttattgaaatttacaggatactgcaaggcctggatagagtggacgtggagaggatgtttccacttgtaggaagaactagaaccagtggactcaatctcagactaaagggacgattcaaaagagatgaggaatttcttcaggcagagggcGATGAATCTAtgtaactctttaccgcagaaggctgtggaggccaaaacactgagtgtctttaagacaaagatagataggctcttgattaataaggggatcaggggttatggggagaaggcatgggaacgtggatgagaaaaatatcagccatgattgaatggcggagcagactcgatgggccgagtggcctaattctgctcctatgtcctatggtcttacacacacagtgatgagaatgtggaactcgctaccacacagAGTAGTCAAGTTGAACAGTATAGATG
This window of the Scyliorhinus torazame isolate Kashiwa2021f chromosome 14, sScyTor2.1, whole genome shotgun sequence genome carries:
- the LOC140389386 gene encoding histone H3 → MARTKQTARKSTGGKAPRKQLATKAARKSAPATGGVKKPHRYRPGTVALREIRRYQKSTELLIRKLPFQRLVREIAQDFKTDLRFQSSAVMALQEASEAYLVGLFEDTNLCAIHAKRVTIMPKDIHLARRIRGERA